The DNA segment attctggaaAAGCAGGGgatatctatacatatatgtgtgtgcatgtgagtgtgtgtgtgtgtattctggaaAAGCAGGAGATATCTGTAcctacatgtgtgtgcatgtgtgtgtgtgtattctggaaaagcaggggatacctgtacctatatatgtgtgcgtgtgtgtgtgtgtattctggaaAAGCAGGGGATatctgtacatgtgtgtgtgtgtgtgtgtgtgtgtattctggaaAAGCAGGAGATATCTGTacctatatgtgtgtgcatgtgtgtgtgtattctggaaGCAGGAGATATTTGtacctatatgtgtgtgtatttgtgtgtgtgtgtattttggaaaAGCAGGGGATATCTGTACCtctatatgtgtgcatgtgtgtgtgtgtattctggaaAAGCAGGGGATatctgtacgtgtgtgtgtgtgtgtgtgtgtgtgtgtgtgtgtattctggaaAAGCAGGAGATATCtgtacatacgtgtgtgtgtgtatgtgtgtttgtgtgtgtattctggAAAAGCAGGAGATATCTGTacctatatgtgtgtgcatgtgtgtgtgtattctggaaAAGCAGGAGATATTTGtacctatatgtgtgtgtatttgtgtgtgtgtgtattctggaaAAGCAGGAGATATCTGTacctatatgtgtgtgcatgtgtgtgtgtgtattctggaaaagcagaggatatctgtatgtgtgtgtgtgtgtgtgcattctggAAAAGCAGGGGATATCTGTACCTATATATGtgtgcttgtatgtgtgtgtattctggaAAATCAGAGGATATCTCTACCtatatgtatgtgcgtgtgtgtgtgtgtgtgtgtgtgtgtgtgtgtattctggaaAAGCAGGGGATATCTGTACGCGTGTGTGTATTCTGTACTACTATGGCCCAGAACAAGATCTAAGATAGAATTTCCAGCACCCCCTAAGGCTTCCTCACGCCCCCTCTCAGGCAACAGTCCCTACCCGAGGTAATGAATCTCCTGACTACTACCAGCATAGATTAATTTTGCTTCTTCTTGAACTTCACGTAAATGGAGTATTATTAccttgggtctggcttcttttgctcaacattacATCTGTGAGATTCATTCGCATGTTTTTGCATTTAGCATTAGTTTGCTCTTTTCCATAGCTGCATAGTGTTCCACAGAACAtatgtgaatttatttatcagtgcTATGGCCGATGGGCTTTTGGAATGTTCCCAGTTTGGACATACTGTGAAAAAATTTGCTatgaattgtacatttttttaaagtaagctctgtggcCAAAGTGAGACTAGAACTTACGACCCCAAAACCAACAGCCGcgtgttccaccaactgagccagccaggcgccccttatgtgTCTTTCGGTGGACAGATTTCTGTTGGGTATTTCTCTTCTGTTAGATATATACTCAGGAagggaattgctgagtcataaggAAGATGTACATTGGCTTCAGTAAATACTGCCAAAGCGTTTTTCCGAGTGATTTTACCAATTACACCCCCACCAGAAGGGACGGGAATTCTAGCTGCTCGACGTCCTCAGACACACTTGGCATCATCAGTCTCTTTAATTTTAGCCACACTAGGGAGGATTGGTAGTATCTCgcgtggttttaattttcatttctttttttaaatttttctaaatgtttattattcttgagagagagtgacagagacagagacagagtgtaagcaggggaggggcagagagagagagggagacacagaatcggaaacaggctccaggctttgagctgccagcacagagcctgccgcagggctcgaacttacagagtgtgagatcatgacctgagccaaagtcgatgcttaaccaactgagccacccagacacccctgcttttcatttctttgatgactaatggtgttgagcacttttcatatgcttgttggtcatttggatgcctttcgggcatgtctctgtgtgtgcgtgcacgtgtgtgcatgcttgtgtgAAGGCTGTGCGCTTAACCAGCGTTGTATGTGACAATTTGCATTCTCagacttctatttttattattggcTCCTTCATCTCTTTGGCTGCAAGAGGTGAGAGATTCTTTATAGCTCAGTCATAGAAGGCTCTGACTGTCTGGTCATGTCTTGGGCCAACAAATTATGACTCTGAGCTTGCCATCTTGTTCGTCTAAGTGCTCTAGTaccggtgcctgggtggctcagttggttaagcatccgacttcagctcaagtcatgatttcacagttcgtgagtttgagccccgcattggactctgatagctcggagcctggagcctgctttggattctctctctctgcccctctcctgctcacgctctgtctctctctctctctctctcaaaaataaataaacattaaaaaaaaaaaaagaagccactcCACTTCTCATACTTGTTTTCCTCATGCTTTTGTGTAGTTCCACAGCAGCGAACATTTGGTCCCGAGAGCCTGGCTTTCAACGGGAGCTTCAAACACAGACTTGAAGGTTTCCAAGGTCTATCTGCTTTACTCAGGGCTGGATGGAGGCAGGTAGACCCACTCTGTAGGCTAGTAATAGTTTGGTGTCTCTTTAAATGactattcttttaaagaacatattttgaggtataattcacatgccaCACATTTCACCCATAGTATCTTCActgagttgtgcagccatcaacCACAATCTAAGGTCTGGATGTTTTTGTCACTCATAAAGAAATCCTGCACTCGCTGAGTCTCTCCCCATGCATTTGGTGCTGTATCTAAGAAACCTTGCCTGAGTCAAGCTCATGAATATACTCCCATCTTgttagagttttatagttttagctcttacattagGTGTTtggttcattttgagttaacttttatatatggcgtgaggtaggggtccacttcattcttttacatgtggatgtccagttgtcccaacattaaataaatattcctcAAATATTTCTCAACATTCATTCAGGGGGGATTTTTGTGGATAAGTATGGGCCTGTTAGTGACAGCACCCCACCTCTCCTGTCCTAAGCAGTTCAGCTCTGCCCAAACTTGCAGCCCTCCTTTGGCAAAGCAAAAGTCCACAGTTCAGCAGACCCAGGCTGTCCTAAAGCCAGGTTGAATCATAAGAAGTGATTACATGATCATAACCTCACTCCAAGTGATCTACCAAAGTGTGATTTCCAGTCTCATACCGAGATTTGGTAagactcagttttcttctctggctttctttctctcctctcattGTTTCTTGGCGTTTTGGTGCTTCAGTAGCTGAGCTGTTTGAATCTTGAACCTGACGCTGACCGAATGACTCCCATAAGCAGTAGGAAGCATGATTCAAACACCTTCCAGGATGATAGAAGAGTGTCCCTGGCAAAGAGAGCACTCGTGCAAAGGAAAGCAAACCATCGCAGCTttggagagagggcagagaactTCAGGGTGGTGTATATAGCTGGAGAGACTAGGAACTGGGTAAGGACCGTCCTTCAGGATTGTGTACGTGGAAAGGGAGGCTCGTGAAGGAATGTGTAGTGTTCCTTTCCATCTCCAAGCACCTAGTTTGGTCTAGATCAAGTCTGGGTCAGATAATCATCTTATTAGAGAGATTCTCTGGGCTCTGGATGCCACACTCTGCCCCTCCATTTTCACATCTGTAAGACCAATACTTGACATGTATCAGCTTCAAAGCCTGGGAAATTCCTGTCTCCCTTCTTCCATCAGCTACACTCTTTTCTATCCCTCTGGGACTGGGCTTGTTCCCACCTTTGAGTCTTTGCACTAGCTGCCACCTGTGCCTGAAATGTTCTCCCCTAGTGTTTAGCCTGGCTGGCACCTACTTATCCTTGAGGGCTCAGTTAAATGTCTTTACCCCAAAGAAGCCTCTGACCACCTGTGCTCATCCTGGGTCTCCTTGCCTCCAGATcctctttttgtccctccccctctctgttttgtCTCCCAGGGGGCTGGCTTTCAGCAGAGGTCAGTCACTGGGGGCACCAGCAGGAGACTGGGAGTCCAGGGGAACAGTCAGGAAAtgattcccccctcccctctgtcccagGTAGCTTCCTATGGTCAGTGGCTCTGTCTCTGTGGTTCCAGCTTCCACATAAGTGACCTCATGGTTTGGAGAGCAACCCCTCTCCTGTTGCCCCAGCAGCCCAGGCATGGAAACGACTTCCTGCCAAGATCCAGCTTGCTTGACTCTTTCCTGTCTGGCCCTCAGCTCCCTTCATCACCCATGGAAAATATTCTCTGGTTTTTATGGTTAGACCCTAACTGATATCCCTCCCAAGCTAAAGTGTACTACCAAATTCTTGTTCAATTCAAGGGCACGGAGCCTTTCTCCTCAAGCCGCCCCTCAAGATTGAGGGTTCCTTCTTTCCAGGTTCTTTCTGATTCTGACGGGGTTCTGATGGTCAGTCATTAGGAGTCTGGCCTTCACCTGTGTGCTTTTCCTTGCGAGCCGACCTGGGGTAGGTGAGTTACCCTGGCTCGTGGGACATGGAGGGGTGTTCCTCGCTGGGCTCCCCTGCTTCATGGCGATCTGGGCTGCTCAGCTCTACTCATATGGATTTGCTTAGAGCCAACAAGCTGGGGTCAGGCTTGTGGACCTGCAGCCCCTAAGGGCAGGGCAAGGTGTCAGCTGTCCCTGCCCCAGGCTGGCAGTGTCACTCTACATTTGGCAGGTGACTCACGGAGCTTCTTGCCCACTCTTAATCCAGGTACTCAGCTTGTCTTCGTGCTAAGGTTGCAGTCCCTTGGGGATTGCCTGTCTGATGCAGATTCATGCTGTCCTGTGTCCCCCAGGTAAGTAGCTGGCTCTGGGTAGAAGCCACCTCATGAGTTGCTggaagactacatttcccataaTGCCTGATACTTATTTAGGGCTTCGTCTTGTTGGCTGTTCTGGGATTGTCATCAGGTTTCCTAGAATGTGCTGGCTCTTTGCTCagctctttgcagatgacatctcatttcatctcatttaatcctcacggcCACCCTGTGGTGCAGACATGGTTATCACCTCCATCTTGCCAATGATGGAACAGGTTCCCAGGGGGAAGCCACCTGCCCAAAGTCTACTAGCATGTAAGAAACTAAGCTAGAAGTAGGTTCTACCTGAACCTGTCTGGGTCAGGAGTAGGTGGGAGTCTCTCCAAAACCAAGGACTTTGCCATCTTGTTTGGAATCACACAGCAGAAGGACTTGTCTAGCTCTTTCTCCCCTCACccaccattttacaggtgggattCCTGAGGCCTCTAGAAATTACAGGATTAGCCCCATGCCCTCCTCAAATCCAGGCTCTTCCTGTTGCcccttctagatttttttttgagagacagagagagacagagcgtgaggaaggaagggacagagagagaaggagacacagaatccgaatcaggctccaggctctgagctgtcagcacagagcccgacgtggggctcgaacccacgaaccctaagatcatgatctgagtggaagtcggatgcttaaccgactgagccacccagggaccccgtGAGCCTGCCTAGATTTTTAAGCCCCCGGAGCCTGAGGGAGATGGGACGGGGGTAGGGGCATTGACTCTTGATGGGAGAGGGAAAGGCGGGGAGGCCTCAAGCAAGAAGAATGTGGGGCAGGGCTGgccaagaagcagcagcagcagactCCCTGCTGGCCCTCCttgaaacaggaagagaaggcTCTGGGTCACAGCACGGAGGTGGGCATAAGCCCACAGGAGGCCACAGCTGACACCCCAGAGGTGGGGCAGCTGCAAAGCGGTGTCAGCAGGTGGGTCAGCAGGTGACTGGTGAGACCTGGGAAGACCACACAGGGAGGGtagggagagggtggggatggAATGTGCCTGGACACCAAGCAAGGGTGACGTAGACAGAGAACCTTCCAGTGAAGCATTTAAATCTCTGGCGGAGAGCAGAGACACGGCCTGAGGAGAGACGAGCCCGTGCTCTGAAGCAGTGGAACCGACTCATAACTGAAGCCTGAGGTCCTGATTGTGTCCCTGCTTCACCTCCAGGTTTGCTGAGTCATCTGGAGACTTTGGACCCCAGGATTCTCCATCCGTGAAGGAGCGACGGTGGGTGACAGGGTTTCCAGGGTCTCTCAACCCTGATCCTTGCTGATGGTCACATCTAACAGGAATCTGACTTCTCCCCATGTGTCTGCCATGTGGGTGACCTAGGAGGGCTTATTCTCTGGGTTTGGGAGGCTTAGGCTGAGCGGGCAGGGCGGCTGAGGTGTGGAGGGACAGCCCCTGAGCTCCGGGCTGAGGTCTGATGTTCCTTCAGGAATTTACCGGAAGCTCAGGACACCATAGATCCCAGTGCCCTGGGCTGTGCCTGAGGACGCAGGTTGAGATGGACACCAGGTAAGTCCAGGTGTGGAGTGGGGACCGTGGGTGTGGCCCTAAGTCCTGAGTCAGGACTCTGGCTGCAGGCTGCCCTCACTTCAGTCTCAGGGATGTGTGGCCAACAGCAGGTCCAGTGGCAGCTCTAGGGAGCTCAGGTGCCAGTCCTAGCTCGGCCACCGACCTCTTGGTGACCGTGCATGAGTCTCCTCCTTTCTCCGAACCTCTTGTCCCTGTGTGTACAATGGGCTTGTTGGATGAGATCATGTCTTGGGCCCCAGCTCTGAGTCTCATAATCTGAAGATCTTGAACTCCTCGCTTATCCTTCCTGCGCctttgttttctcacctgtgaatgGGGACATGTGTGTGAAGGAGCCCGGGAGAGGACGCCAGCCCTCTATTCTATACACACGGTGTGTGCATCTTGCTTGGGCTTCCTTTGTCTCTGAAGAGCCCAGGCCAGTGGCCCATGCTACAGATGGGAAAATTTACCAGGGCACCATGGGGGTCTTTGTGGCAAAAAGGAGGGCCGAGGACTGGCTGGCTTGGGAACACTGGCCTCTGGGACTTGCAGggagctgggagaagggaggaggccaGGTCCTTAGAGCAAAACCTTTCCAGGACTCCGGAACTGTGCCTGATGGAAGGATCTGTTGAAGGGTCGGGCACCAGCACCCCCCTTGGGAAGCCGAAGGAGAGTCAAGGACACCCTGGAAGCGTGTGGCCAAAGGAGCTCATCGCACTGGAGCCTGGGGAATCTGCCTGGCAGGTGGCCCTGAAGAAGATCCAGGAGCTATCGGATTCAgtaggagggagaaggaggaagagggagggacagggagggaaggggagggagggggagggaggggtggaagagagtgaggagcagagaaggggagtCTCAGTCCCTACTTTGGTGGACAAGAAATAAGACTTTCGATTTCGTGGTTTTATAGGTCAGTTTACTAGGACTTACTCCAAGCCTCAGCTCTGCTGGGGGTCAGTCAGGGAATAGTTTTCTGTGTCCCCTTTTTGCACCTCCCATCATCACGTGCAATTTTATCCAGCGCCAGGCTGCCTAGTTGAGGGTTGGAGCCGTTTCGTCCTCACTTTGATCTACAAAGACTATTGCCCTCATGTCTcccgtttaattttttttgtttgtttatttttgggggagagagagagagacagaacatgagcaggggaggggcaggcagagagacagagactcagaatcggaagcaggctccaggctctgagccgtccacacagcggggctcaaactcacggaccgtgagatcatgacctgagccgaagtcggacacttcactgagccaccctggagccccttgTCTCCCTGTTTAAAGCGTTAGAAGATCTGGAGTcaggggtcgcctgggtggttcggtcggtgaagcgtccaactcttagcttcggctcaggtcaagatctcctggttcatgagatcgagccctgtgtcgggctctacgccgacagtgtggagcctgattgggattctctctccctctctctctgttcctcccccacgcattctctctctctctctctctcaaaataaataaataaacttaaaaaaaaaaagacctggggtCAAATCCTGTTTGTACTTGCTGCATGACCTTGAACCAGTGACTTTGTGTTTCCGAGCCcgtttccccatctctaaaatggtgGTGCCAATAGTACTTACCACGTTGAGTCGTCGTGAAAGTGAAGTGAGTGCCCACTacccagcctccctgccctccttccctgccctgccaggACCACCGAGACCCCTTCATGGTAGCCGACCTGGGTGTGCTGGCCAGCCGTCACCGGGCCTTCTGCCAGGCCCTGCCACGGGTCTCGCCCTTCTACGCGGTAAAGTGCAGCAGCAGTGTGTGGGTGCTGCGTGTTCTGGACACCCTGGGCACCGGCTTcgactgcgccagccaggtgAGCCTGTGTCCCCTGCTGCCGTCACAGGTCTGACACTTCCTGGGGGAAAGGCCAGCCGCtagggagctggggctggggactGCGGCACCTAGAACCCTGGCTGACACCTGTCtttgagggaatgaatgaatgaaccatgGGTGGTCGGCCTTCCACTGGGCCATGCGACCCGGCAGGCAACCAGTGAGTGGAGGGACCACAGGCTTTGGGTTCACGGGCACCACCATGTCACCTGAACCCCAGGTTCTTCCTCTTTAAACTGGGACCAACTGCGCTTTGCTCGGAGTCGTCTAGGAGCCTAAATAGCACATATGTGCCCAGCGCGGTGCCGGGTGCAGAGTACGGGTTCAGTCAAGGGCAGCCCcttgcggggggaggggcagcgagccAGCTCCTGGCTCTGTCACCCTTGCCAGGTGGAGCTGGATCAAGTGCTGGGCCTGGGCGTGGCCCCTTCACGCATCATCTACGCCAACCCCTGCAAGCCTGTCTCCCACATCCAGTATGCTGCCCGCCACGGGGTGCAGCTCCTGACCTTCGACAGCGAGGAGGAGCTGACCAAGGTGGCCCAGCACTACCCTGGGGCCAGGTGAGACCAGTGGGGTGGTGCAAGCAGGCGGAGACAGGCGGAGCAAGGAACAGCTGGCCTGGGGCCCCTGCCAGGGGAGTTGGGCCTCCTCCGCGACCAGATGAAGGTGGTCCCATGGGGTGACTTGGGAGAGAGACTCAAGCAGCAAAGTCTAAGAATTTGAGTCAGTGGGCCCAATGTCTTCCCTGGGCTCACGTCTCAGCTTCATTTGCACAtgctgtgtggtcttgggaaaGTTATCTAACGTCTCTGATCCTGTAGCATGGAGACCTACAGAAGgtgtatttatcattttattgctTTCCTGCTTCTTCTTGCCTGAGCAAAAATCTGTAAGTGGTGAGTGTTTTAGTTCCTTGGCATTCCGTGGCTGGACAGTCCAGAGGAACTAGGCAGGGGCGGGTGGGAACGTGGAGAGAgattgggggggcgggggcgggatgATAAACCATCCAGGCCTCGGGACTCATGTGTGTAAGAACCCTTGGCATCTCTCACACCCCTCTCCCAGGCTGGTCCTCCGGCTGTTGACTGAGGACAGCGAGAGCATCTTTCCCCTGAGCGCCAAGTTCGGGGCAAGCCTGGAGGCGTGTGAACGTCTGCTCAAGTCTGCCAGGGACCTGGGCTTGGCTGTGGTCGGAACCAGGTGAGAGCACTGGTTTTCCCTGCCTGGGAAGCACACTCTGAATCTCCAAGGCACTTGCCTTGGGTGCAAATTTAAGGGGGCGTCAAAACACCTttaatacaatatattttttttaaaacatcaaaattaatgcaaaaaatccACGATGAGGAAAGTatcaaaatttaaacttaaaacttCTGTATTTCATTCGTTGTGCACGTGTTTGCATCAATCTTGCTTTgatcagtcggtcaagtgtccaaccttggctcgggtcatgatctcacaggtccagagttcgagccccgcgcggggcgctgtgctgacggctcagagcctggagcctgcttcgatttctgtgtctccctctctctctgcccctcccctgctcacgctctgtctccgtctctctctcaaaaatgaatgactgttaaaaaaaattgaagagaaattgaaaaacagaTCGCATTCAATGTTACTTATCTTGATGGCTTAGTGTTCAGGCACTGCCTTAAATTTCGCACCTGAGGAGAGAGCCTCACTCGCCTCACCCTACCTGGCCCTGACTGGTCCCCCAGCCCGCCCTGCGATTTGGGGTTCTGTTCACAGAAGGGGAGCCCCGCAGCTCCCCTTCTGGGGCTGGGAGCGCTGGGGGGCGGCAGCTGAGAGAAGTGACTGCCGCACCACCTCGAGGACCCCGATTCCGGGCCTGTCGCGTGCAATGCATGTGTCCCCGGGGACACGCACGTGTATGTCCCAGGTTGCACGTTTCTGTGGGCCGGTGTAGTCACACGTGTCttgctgtgtatatgtgtgctgGTCTCCACATCTTACCCCCGTTGGTGTTTCTGAACGTCCCTCTTCTTACTGACCCTTGTGTTTCCATGTGTGGTTCCCCACGTGTCATTTGACACGTGTCCAGCTTCCACGTGGGCTCGAACTGCCGAACACCGCACAGCTTCAGGCAGGCCATCGCTGACTGCCGGCGTGTATTTGAGATGGGCCGAGCGTTCGGGCATGACATGAGCCTCCTGGACATCGGAGGGGGCTTCCCCGGAGGGGAAGGCTGTGAGCCTCAGTTTgaggaggtcagagaggaggaCGAGAGGGAACCTGGGCTGGGTCCAGGGGacagtgggtgtgtgtgtttgtgtgtaggGCGAGTTCTTGGAACTGAGTCACGTGCATGCATGTGGCTGGGGTTTGTCTTGATTGCCGTGGTTCCAAATTCAGACATCTCAGAGCGCTAGacttgctgtgtgtccttggacaagtcccttcccctctctgggtctccgtttctgtttccttgctggTCAAGGGGGGACGATAACACTTTCCACAGTGCTGTTATGGGAATGGAGGGGGATGATGCAGGTAAAGCCCCCACATAGGGACTGGTCACCTTAGGGTCTCTCTGTCCCTGTAGATGGCGAGAGTGATCAATGCCGCCCTGGCCCAGGACTTCCCCGAGGGGAGTGGTGTTGAGATCATCGCGGAGCCTGGACGCTTCTATGCGGCGTCTGTCTGCGTGGCTGCCGTCAACATCATTGCCAAGAAGGCTGTGCTGGAGTCTGGTGTGTGGACCAGCACTGGGTGGGGAGGGCACTGTCCAGATGTTCCCAGGCCCTGGGGGGAGAGGACGGACAGGGGGTCTGGGCTGCACCCCTGGTGCCTAATGGGAGTAGAAATGAACCTGTTAATATCACTATCGTGCTGTTCTCAAATAGCCTGGGAGGTAGAGAACCAAGGCGAAGCCTCTACTCTTCCTGAGCGGTCAGTGAATGCGTATTGTGTTTACGGAGGCAAAGTCACGGGCTACAGCTCGTGAGGTCACAGACACCACTGTGCTGCTGTGCCTCTGAAATTCTTCGAGCAAGTGCCTTCTAGCAGGTGCAGACCCTGCAACAAAAAACATACCGAGTAAAGACAAAttctcattgatttatttatttctgagagagagagagagagagagagagggagagagagagcaagtggggggagggcagaaagagagggaaagagagagtcccaagcaggctctgcgctgatagggcagagcctgcttgggattctctctctctctctctctctctctggccctcccccacccgctatctcaaaataaataaataaattacaaataaaaaaaaaacaaaacaaaacagaggtcAGTGTACAATCCCGAGTTTAGATTCAAGGAAGCAATACTCTGTGGACAGACTAAGTGGCTGTGAAGAAACTGGCTCGGTAGTGGGTCACGTCTGACAGATCTGGCGGACCCGGGTGACCCCAGCTCAATACGCACCAGGAGTGTGATGGGGCTACGAGAAAGCCACTATCCGTGCTTGCTTCAGCAACATCAACGGAGGCAGAGTATTTAGGTGGAGGGAGGTGAGAGTCGGGCTCCAGTCTGTAACTGTCAGAGACAGACACTGTTTTCAAATGTATCTGAGGTTTGTTTTCATCAGGTAACAGAAGACACCCAGGCATGGAGATAACTGTCCCGGAGGAAGAAAGTTTTTAGTCACGGTTCCCTAGAAATAGGAGACCGGGCATGGCTCGCAGGGCCACGGGGGAAGGACCAGGGTGCATGGGGCAGGAGGAGCAAGCAGAGCTCTCAGGGGGAGAGCCTCTGATGTGGTTGTCGGGGGACGGCATGGGGGAGGCGGGTGAGCTGGCTGGGCAGAGGGGGCGGCGGGAGCCCAGAAGACAGGCCCCCACCTTGCTTGGGCTCCAGAAGACCCCTGAGACAGAGAACAGGTGTTACCAGCACTGGGCAGCGGGTCTGGGCCCCTCCCAAGGGCGCTGCGCTCAGGGGTTGAGGGTCAGCGGGGAGACTGGCCAAGCACATCGCcgtcctgccctctccccactcccaggaGGCCGCCGAAAACTGCTGTACTATCTCAACGATGGCCACTACGGCATCTTCCGCCTCTTCCTCAGGGAGCCTGCCCCCAGCACGCCCATTGTGGTGAAGGTAAGGGTGTGGCTTTGGCACTCCTGGACTCGAAGGCCCCTAAGTCCGGCCCCCAGTCCTGAGAGGCAGGGGTGCTTGCAGCCAGGTGGGGAGGTAAAGGACCTCAGACCCTCTGTGGTTTGCAGGTGGCCATTCCACGTGCTTGCACAAGGACACACACCGGGGTGCCTACGTGTATCTGCACGTGTGATTCCGTATGTGTGCGTTTCTTTGTGTGGGCCTGCTGATCTGCGCTTgtgcaggtgggtgggggcaggtcCGTGAGTCTGCATCGGTGCGCGTGCGTGTCTGTTTGGCGATGCATGTTTCCACGTACGTCTCTGCATGCACGCACTTGTGTTTCCAGAATCCCTGAGTGCGGCCAGTGCAGGAGGCTTAGGAAGGGGAGAGTCTCACACTCTGATCCACACTagatcacctggagagctttgaAACACCCCAGTGCCCGGGCGATGCCCTAGACCACTGAAATCAGAATTCCAGATGGGTCGAGACCC comes from the Acinonyx jubatus isolate Ajub_Pintada_27869175 chromosome C1, VMU_Ajub_asm_v1.0, whole genome shotgun sequence genome and includes:
- the LOC106982404 gene encoding antizyme inhibitor 2-like — protein: MEGSVEGSGTSTPLGKPKESQGHPGSVWPKELIALEPGESAWQVALKKIQELSDSDHRDPFMVADLGVLASRHRAFCQALPRVSPFYAVKCSSSVWVLRVLDTLGTGFDCASQVELDQVLGLGVAPSRIIYANPCKPVSHIQYAARHGVQLLTFDSEEELTKVAQHYPGARLVLRLLTEDSESIFPLSAKFGASLEACERLLKSARDLGLAVVGTSFHVGSNCRTPHSFRQAIADCRRVFEMGRAFGHDMSLLDIGGGFPGGEGCEPQFEEMARVINAALAQDFPEGSGVEIIAEPGRFYAASVCVAAVNIIAKKAVLESGGRRKLLYYLNDGHYGIFRLFLREPAPSTPIVVKELCSDPPLFPCTLYGPTCDAFDKLFREEVQLPELDVGDWLVFPSMGAYTSSMSSTFNGFPPASTYYAMEPKLRCLEGERRDSPLRGSPQGLSLVRGACG